A part of Corynebacterium mustelae genomic DNA contains:
- a CDS encoding pyridoxine 5'-phosphate oxidase C-terminal domain-containing protein, whose amino-acid sequence MNSSTSGNGEAVDFSADVPLIMDLKKRLDDPWTIIHGWLGDNSGKEYKFCVGTLSTIDDNDLISSRTMNVRFSGNTMSLATHRGSRKWSGKNVLESASWHVYWPKLRRQLNIRGMLREASALKAQEWWMERPANMDIVSALSEQSKEASTEKIEYLRSRAAEYYAMENVQKLPCPESFVVLMFEPTEIEFWEGDFDRVHHRYLYLKSNDSASEWTRKVLQP is encoded by the coding sequence ATGAATAGTTCCACCAGTGGAAATGGTGAAGCAGTGGATTTTTCTGCAGATGTCCCATTAATTATGGATTTAAAAAAACGCTTAGATGATCCCTGGACTATTATCCACGGATGGTTGGGAGATAATTCTGGCAAAGAATACAAGTTTTGTGTAGGAACCCTCTCCACGATTGACGACAACGATTTAATCTCATCTCGCACAATGAATGTTCGTTTTTCGGGCAATACTATGAGTTTGGCTACTCACAGAGGCAGTAGGAAATGGAGTGGGAAAAACGTTCTTGAAAGTGCGTCTTGGCATGTCTATTGGCCCAAATTACGCAGACAGCTCAATATTCGTGGCATGCTTAGGGAAGCTTCTGCCTTGAAAGCCCAAGAATGGTGGATGGAACGGCCTGCGAACATGGACATCGTATCAGCGCTATCAGAACAAAGTAAAGAAGCATCAACCGAAAAAATTGAATATTTGCGCAGTAGAGCTGCGGAGTATTACGCAATGGAGAATGTTCAAAAACTACCATGTCCTGAATCGTTCGTGGTGTTGATGTTTGAGCCTACAGAAATAGAGTTTTGGGAAGGCGATTTTGACCGAGTGCATCATCGATACCTTTATTTAAAGTCCAATGATTCTGCCTCGGAATGGACAAGAAAGGTGCTTCAGCCATGA
- a CDS encoding PhzF family phenazine biosynthesis protein codes for MTARIANHLIGAFSTSYGFGNPVYVVYDYGNLSVEVRQQITSFVNLSECVFVNAISWSERTPNPIIELRIFNPNDSMKFAGHPLIGAIRSFREMWGIKKGIIDTGYMQVEFQLLETHHGATSYLRIPDPLRSVYEDSAKLCQMLSMQEQDLPIYDCGPRHVLVKVPTLDELRSFDPNWESLKRFKDIALNAYFVEGEYIENRMFSPSYGVYEDRATGTAVIPILKEIRKSAPSLTHIEVTQGVGRASGVLMCGDYSVENAFYTLSGQTTLIGEGEFVL; via the coding sequence ATGACGGCTAGAATTGCAAATCACCTGATCGGTGCTTTTTCAACATCTTACGGGTTTGGTAACCCAGTTTACGTCGTATACGATTACGGCAATTTGAGTGTAGAAGTTAGACAGCAAATAACTTCTTTTGTAAATCTTTCCGAGTGCGTATTCGTGAATGCTATCTCTTGGTCAGAAAGGACACCAAACCCAATAATAGAATTAAGAATTTTCAACCCTAATGACTCTATGAAGTTTGCGGGTCACCCTCTTATTGGTGCTATTAGGTCTTTTCGAGAAATGTGGGGGATCAAAAAGGGAATCATTGATACAGGATATATGCAGGTTGAGTTTCAATTACTTGAAACTCACCATGGAGCGACATCGTATCTTAGAATTCCAGACCCTCTGCGGAGTGTATATGAAGACAGTGCCAAACTATGCCAAATGCTTTCAATGCAGGAACAAGATCTTCCTATCTATGATTGTGGTCCTCGTCATGTTTTAGTTAAAGTCCCCACCCTTGATGAATTGCGAAGTTTTGATCCCAACTGGGAGAGTTTGAAAAGATTCAAGGATATAGCCTTAAATGCCTATTTCGTTGAGGGAGAATACATTGAAAATAGGATGTTCAGTCCCTCTTACGGAGTTTATGAAGATCGCGCTACGGGGACGGCGGTAATTCCTATTCTGAAAGAAATAAGAAAATCAGCGCCTTCTTTGACGCATATTGAGGTCACGCAGGGGGTCGGAAGAGCATCTGGAGTCCTAATGTGTGGCGACTATTCGGTTGAAAACGCATTCTATACGCTTTCTGGACAAACAACTCTAATCGGAGAAGGAGAATTTGTACTATGA
- a CDS encoding chorismate-binding protein, with protein sequence MVYSPGLTILNRAWKKCTDSGKPFFLKIAREDPSRVYIYEGEKVICLDSILEINQCCQESDLQCFMFPYSAIAERDSIVVQDDLKPMMFNVTQHQVLSIDETDREQALLFAKNANAEVTILPNNSDEEQKEMFNYAQEVLIETGEGCNFVFRRDYHVAFPKNILADQAAWACFLGVLSSKSVGYWNYVWFDGMNFVVGASPESLITLCNGEAKMTPISGTYKGEADSRTVEQFLLDEKEIYELNMVLDEELKIMAKLCKDWISVDGPQIIQSGNILHTGYSINGKLTSSLGEALLEALGAPTVVGSPARSAEKHIASIERSSRGFYAGACGVIQRSPGGAHEVESALVIRSMELGVGDSVGKISAGATIVRDSEPALEVEEVDVKAYAVAKMMGLTLGIPDSPCAQKKSFDRIDWLVESNKIRQIIDRRAQQIPAVWRGMNRNKYSASEANEKVLLIECGDNFIWMIAHILQGEGYEVTVIKWDCAMVDLKDFNCVVLGPGPGDPRVEDRRAKAILNWAQLAKEKNVAICAVCLSHQILAKADGYQIARVPGRSAQGRRSEFDVGGGKTQKFAAYNSFEVIDYKTMRTLNYRKTQGFRSFQWHPESVLSEDGANFLRREVSSLINEKRQTK encoded by the coding sequence ATGGTCTATTCACCCGGCTTGACCATTTTGAACCGAGCCTGGAAGAAATGCACCGACAGTGGTAAACCGTTCTTTTTAAAGATTGCACGTGAGGACCCAAGCCGCGTCTATATTTACGAGGGTGAGAAGGTGATTTGTCTTGATTCGATTCTGGAGATAAATCAGTGTTGCCAAGAATCTGACCTCCAGTGCTTCATGTTCCCTTATTCAGCGATTGCGGAGCGTGACAGTATTGTTGTACAGGATGACCTGAAACCAATGATGTTTAATGTAACCCAACATCAGGTACTTTCGATTGACGAAACTGACCGTGAACAAGCTTTGCTTTTTGCGAAAAATGCTAATGCAGAAGTCACAATTTTGCCCAACAACTCAGATGAAGAACAAAAGGAAATGTTTAACTATGCGCAGGAGGTCCTGATCGAAACTGGCGAAGGCTGCAACTTTGTCTTTCGGAGAGACTATCATGTTGCGTTTCCTAAGAACATCCTTGCTGACCAAGCAGCGTGGGCGTGTTTTTTGGGCGTTCTTTCGTCAAAATCTGTGGGCTACTGGAATTATGTCTGGTTTGACGGAATGAACTTTGTTGTAGGTGCAAGCCCAGAATCTCTCATCACCTTGTGTAACGGAGAAGCGAAAATGACACCGATATCAGGAACATATAAAGGAGAAGCTGATAGTCGAACTGTGGAACAATTTTTATTGGACGAAAAAGAGATCTATGAATTAAACATGGTTCTAGATGAAGAGCTAAAAATAATGGCCAAACTATGTAAGGATTGGATATCGGTAGATGGTCCTCAAATCATTCAGTCCGGAAATATCCTGCATACTGGCTATTCTATTAATGGGAAACTCACATCCAGCCTGGGAGAAGCTCTTTTAGAAGCTTTGGGCGCCCCAACTGTTGTTGGGAGTCCAGCAAGATCTGCGGAAAAACATATTGCATCTATAGAACGAAGCAGTCGAGGATTCTATGCGGGAGCTTGCGGCGTGATACAACGCTCACCTGGAGGGGCACATGAGGTGGAAAGCGCATTAGTGATCCGGAGTATGGAGCTTGGTGTTGGTGACTCCGTAGGAAAGATCAGTGCAGGCGCCACAATTGTACGGGACTCAGAACCGGCACTAGAAGTTGAAGAGGTAGACGTCAAAGCATATGCAGTGGCAAAAATGATGGGGCTTACATTGGGGATTCCGGATAGCCCATGCGCTCAGAAGAAAAGTTTTGACAGGATAGATTGGCTAGTTGAGTCAAATAAAATCCGTCAGATTATCGATCGCCGGGCACAACAAATTCCAGCCGTATGGAGGGGGATGAACCGCAACAAATACTCGGCAAGTGAGGCGAACGAAAAAGTGCTGCTTATTGAGTGCGGGGACAATTTCATTTGGATGATTGCGCATATATTACAAGGGGAAGGCTACGAGGTAACAGTTATCAAGTGGGACTGTGCAATGGTTGATCTGAAAGATTTTAACTGCGTAGTTTTGGGTCCCGGCCCGGGCGATCCACGAGTTGAAGATCGCCGTGCTAAAGCCATTTTGAATTGGGCACAACTTGCTAAAGAAAAGAATGTGGCGATATGTGCTGTTTGCTTAAGCCACCAAATATTAGCTAAAGCTGACGGATATCAAATCGCTCGTGTTCCTGGAAGATCTGCACAGGGTCGTAGGTCTGAATTCGACGTTGGAGGAGGCAAAACACAGAAATTTGCTGCCTATAATAGCTTTGAAGTAATTGATTATAAAACAATGAGGACTTTAAATTATCGAAAAACTCAAGGTTTTAGATCCTTTCAATGGCACCCCGAATCTGTGCTAAGTGAAGATGGCGCAAATTTCTTGCGCCGAGAGGTATCCAGTCTCATTAATGAGAAGAGGCAAACCAAATGA
- a CDS encoding isochorismatase family protein, with protein sequence MTDIPKISYSIADIPIVDSQRRWELKPSQAALLVHDYQNYFLNFLSPLLQQELLDATNRIIKAARNYEMPIIFSGQAGYGDRAERGIIRDLWGKGMASSGTEIELDPRLSRSSTDYTVTKQRYSAFASTNLASILSATRRNQLVLCGIYGSVGIIATAYDCVNRDLESFLIPDAIADFTSVDHELTVNLLSAYSSDLLYSSEFGDDG encoded by the coding sequence ATGACCGATATCCCTAAGATTAGCTATTCGATCGCTGATATCCCGATAGTTGATAGTCAGAGGCGCTGGGAACTAAAACCTTCCCAGGCAGCGCTCCTTGTACATGATTATCAAAATTATTTTTTAAATTTTCTTTCACCTCTTTTGCAACAAGAACTCTTGGATGCCACAAACCGGATAATTAAGGCAGCTAGAAATTATGAGATGCCGATTATTTTCAGTGGTCAGGCGGGTTATGGCGATAGAGCAGAACGCGGAATAATAAGAGACCTTTGGGGGAAAGGAATGGCTTCATCGGGAACCGAAATTGAATTGGATCCACGCCTTAGTAGGTCTTCTACTGACTACACTGTGACTAAACAACGATACTCAGCGTTTGCGTCCACGAATCTTGCGAGCATTTTAAGCGCGACCCGACGCAATCAACTTGTTTTGTGTGGTATTTATGGATCTGTCGGAATTATTGCGACAGCTTACGACTGTGTTAACAGAGATCTAGAATCATTTCTTATTCCTGATGCGATTGCAGATTTTACATCCGTAGACCATGAGCTGACGGTCAATCTTCTATCTGCTTATTCTTCTGATTTACTCTATTCAAGCGAGTTTGGAGACGATGGATAA
- a CDS encoding PhzA/PhzB family protein codes for MTTNVEKVRKYLSNDPEDRRQRPYLFAEDGSAGLYTTDSDAVVTTGRHKLLEHAEWSLKSFPDWEWFNIRIIETTDPDEIWAECDGKGTINYPAYGPRYYENHFLHAFKFENGLIVEQREFMNPVKQLQALGMNVPRIDRGDIPKDK; via the coding sequence ATGACCACAAATGTTGAGAAAGTCAGAAAATATCTTTCGAACGACCCCGAAGATCGACGTCAAAGACCGTACTTATTTGCAGAAGACGGAAGTGCCGGACTTTACACCACGGACAGTGATGCAGTGGTCACTACGGGGCGGCATAAACTTCTAGAACATGCGGAATGGTCACTTAAATCGTTTCCTGACTGGGAGTGGTTTAATATTCGGATAATTGAGACAACCGACCCCGATGAAATCTGGGCAGAATGCGACGGAAAAGGGACTATCAACTACCCAGCCTATGGTCCACGTTACTACGAGAATCATTTCCTACATGCTTTCAAATTCGAGAATGGATTAATCGTAGAGCAACGTGAGTTTATGAATCCTGTAAAACAGCTCCAAGCATTGGGAATGAACGTTCCTCGAATTGATCGTGGAGATATTCCGAAAGATAAATAA
- a CDS encoding acyl-CoA dehydrogenase family protein, with protein sequence MLFQKDVDTLVHLVADEWERTKLVLGKQSSVKPEIFSVFSKLSEWHLDGPQSLSEVYETCVSLGRFDASLAWVVGVSNSAWSMLGNFPAQTIEQFGHPIVSMVLGRPGVVTFDDKKNTATINGEWKYCSGYEQSGGFVGLVKDDRPGGDVYVALMPSTELAVVNFWKAIGLKGTGSHTVKAESLVLDKDTLIPYSAILEGSICDNHATSYRNLFTGVLMNCLTGSIVGATLHLLDIAIDRVSKNPIGGSSYVCGKDSGTIRSTIGGLVSKVQEIYEFGKGGAKFVDGVANGNRELWSSKNRALLRVRASRVMNQCREVADELVWIMGSSVMVEGDPAAEIWKDIHVGALHGGFSKFIPEEAAGIALFGDDPFNLTKML encoded by the coding sequence ATGTTATTTCAAAAAGATGTTGATACCCTAGTACATCTAGTTGCGGATGAATGGGAACGCACCAAGTTAGTTTTGGGCAAGCAGTCCAGTGTAAAACCAGAAATTTTTTCCGTATTCTCGAAACTTTCAGAGTGGCATTTAGATGGACCACAGTCACTTTCTGAAGTCTACGAAACGTGTGTTTCTTTGGGACGCTTTGATGCATCCTTGGCGTGGGTTGTTGGCGTATCAAACTCTGCATGGTCGATGTTGGGGAATTTTCCCGCCCAAACTATAGAACAATTTGGACATCCGATTGTTTCCATGGTGCTCGGACGACCAGGAGTAGTTACGTTTGACGATAAAAAAAATACGGCGACTATAAATGGAGAGTGGAAATATTGCTCAGGCTATGAACAGTCGGGAGGGTTTGTTGGATTAGTCAAGGATGATCGGCCAGGAGGAGATGTCTATGTAGCTCTTATGCCATCTACCGAACTTGCGGTAGTCAATTTCTGGAAGGCCATCGGTTTAAAAGGCACGGGAAGTCACACGGTAAAAGCTGAATCATTAGTGCTCGATAAGGATACATTAATTCCATATTCTGCTATTTTGGAGGGATCTATATGTGATAACCACGCTACTTCATATCGGAATCTCTTCACTGGTGTTCTCATGAACTGTTTAACAGGTTCAATTGTTGGAGCAACTCTTCACCTTCTTGACATCGCAATCGATCGTGTTTCTAAGAACCCCATAGGGGGATCTAGCTATGTTTGCGGAAAAGATTCGGGAACCATTCGATCAACTATTGGGGGATTGGTCTCGAAAGTGCAAGAAATATATGAATTCGGGAAGGGCGGTGCCAAGTTTGTTGATGGAGTAGCAAACGGTAATAGGGAACTGTGGAGTTCCAAGAATCGTGCACTGCTGCGTGTTAGGGCTTCAAGGGTTATGAATCAGTGTCGTGAAGTGGCTGATGAACTTGTATGGATAATGGGATCTTCTGTCATGGTGGAAGGTGATCCAGCCGCAGAAATCTGGAAAGACATTCATGTTGGGGCACTCCATGGAGGTTTTTCGAAGTTTATTCCTGAAGAAGCCGCAGGTATTGCTTTGTTTGGAGACGACCCCTTTAATCTCACCAAAATGCTTTAA
- a CDS encoding SDR family NAD(P)-dependent oxidoreductase, whose amino-acid sequence MVDYNSQERVWLFSGISSGLGREWALAVLRQGDKVVGITRQPDSVSDIESAFPGQFFSIKQDIRNYPLLEQALNSALQEHKLPYISHVVCAAAFAHFGTIEDVSPDDLEASFRVNVVGSRNVAIAGLRAMPSFGDRRIIFVSSMSGLHCWPNLGTYQITKYGVRALSETLRIELAEFGIQVGCLYPGPHIGTGWATSYAERTPSSSRYNDLWLQENCRCGFELYDTESSVPLFDQMINESPMPRAGTGHDQVTKLFELDSQETLKELLRFGSR is encoded by the coding sequence ATGGTTGATTACAATTCACAAGAAAGAGTGTGGCTTTTCTCTGGGATAAGTAGTGGTCTTGGCCGTGAATGGGCGCTAGCAGTTCTTCGGCAAGGTGACAAAGTGGTTGGAATAACGAGACAGCCAGATTCCGTTTCGGATATTGAATCCGCATTTCCCGGACAGTTTTTCTCAATAAAACAGGATATCCGAAATTATCCTTTGCTTGAGCAAGCCCTCAACTCGGCATTGCAGGAACATAAGTTGCCATATATATCTCATGTTGTTTGTGCCGCTGCCTTTGCTCATTTTGGGACGATCGAAGATGTTTCTCCAGACGATCTTGAAGCGAGTTTTCGAGTAAATGTGGTTGGTTCCAGGAATGTCGCCATAGCAGGGCTTCGCGCTATGCCGTCATTTGGGGATAGACGAATCATTTTCGTTTCAAGCATGTCAGGGCTGCATTGTTGGCCCAACTTAGGTACCTACCAAATAACTAAGTACGGGGTTAGAGCTTTAAGCGAAACTCTTCGTATTGAACTTGCAGAGTTCGGCATTCAGGTAGGTTGTCTGTATCCGGGGCCCCATATAGGTACGGGATGGGCTACTAGTTATGCAGAACGAACCCCTTCTTCGTCAAGGTATAACGATTTATGGCTACAAGAAAACTGTCGCTGTGGATTTGAATTGTACGATACGGAATCTTCAGTTCCTCTTTTTGATCAGATGATTAACGAGTCACCGATGCCACGAGCGGGGACTGGGCACGATCAAGTTACGAAGCTATTCGAGTTGGATTCTCAAGAGACTTTAAAAGAACTGCTCCGATTTGGAAGTAGATAA
- a CDS encoding MFS transporter gives MSLCLAFFIIMLDTTLIPFLYPLLISDLELGVSEVAAVNNLYLIAYAGTLLLGGRLGDIKDRKKIFSVGLLMVGAGSLLGALSGNYHLILIARFVMGVGAGLITPQSMAFISNMFEPDDRGLAFGIWGAVASIGTGLGPVLAKSVAAFGYWEIAFWVNIPVILLSLILSVVALETTYSDGLLTFRQMSFPIIAGLALMAFVYGIQVLSPGNGFTGLSVIMIVIAFILGAMVIKLRRSGLIAPIVDFSKTDQYPYKAAVFASALLGGSLTAYYLPLSLSFSYVWRFDEITIICLMVFASVVNAIFGVLAGVWSNKWGTRLLIISGLIIFSISCFLFGGLSFIGADEKAFLIIASIIILVLAELGTGIAFGPLANSSMLAVGDEIISEAAAFYNWVRQAFSAIGGVTVAFIVSSALGGRESSDAQSVGFASFVGFTFVGIALLIAAYISRGVKNG, from the coding sequence TTGAGCCTTTGTCTAGCATTTTTTATCATTATGCTAGACACCACACTAATCCCATTTTTATACCCACTGCTGATCTCCGACCTTGAATTGGGGGTTTCGGAAGTTGCGGCAGTTAACAATCTTTACCTCATTGCATATGCAGGAACGTTGCTTCTTGGAGGGAGGTTAGGTGATATAAAGGACAGAAAGAAAATATTTTCGGTCGGACTTTTGATGGTGGGAGCAGGCTCACTACTAGGTGCTCTGTCGGGTAATTATCATTTGATACTGATCGCGCGTTTCGTGATGGGAGTAGGGGCAGGATTAATAACACCTCAGAGTATGGCTTTCATATCTAACATGTTCGAGCCGGATGATCGTGGTCTAGCTTTCGGTATTTGGGGTGCAGTCGCAAGTATTGGAACAGGGCTTGGCCCTGTTCTGGCGAAAAGTGTAGCCGCTTTTGGATATTGGGAGATTGCTTTCTGGGTGAACATCCCCGTAATCCTACTCTCGTTAATCTTGTCAGTTGTGGCTCTTGAAACTACATATTCCGATGGGCTACTTACTTTCAGGCAAATGTCGTTCCCGATAATCGCTGGCCTGGCTTTGATGGCTTTCGTATATGGAATACAAGTGTTAAGTCCTGGTAATGGTTTTACGGGGCTTAGCGTCATAATGATAGTTATTGCTTTTATCCTTGGGGCAATGGTTATCAAACTGCGTCGTAGTGGGTTAATCGCTCCTATCGTGGATTTTAGCAAGACAGATCAGTACCCATACAAAGCGGCAGTTTTTGCTTCGGCGTTGCTGGGAGGAAGTCTCACGGCCTACTATCTTCCTCTTTCGCTTTCCTTTTCATATGTGTGGAGGTTTGATGAAATAACCATCATTTGCTTAATGGTTTTTGCTTCAGTAGTAAACGCCATTTTTGGAGTGCTGGCAGGGGTCTGGTCAAATAAGTGGGGAACGCGGCTTCTAATTATATCTGGTCTAATAATCTTTTCGATTTCTTGCTTTCTGTTTGGGGGCTTATCGTTTATCGGGGCGGATGAAAAAGCTTTCTTGATTATCGCATCAATAATAATCCTGGTACTGGCTGAATTAGGGACTGGAATTGCTTTCGGACCTTTGGCAAACAGTTCTATGCTGGCCGTCGGCGATGAAATCATAAGTGAAGCTGCAGCTTTTTACAATTGGGTACGACAAGCGTTCAGTGCTATCGGCGGAGTGACTGTAGCTTTTATTGTTTCGTCCGCTTTAGGTGGGCGAGAGTCCTCTGATGCCCAATCTGTCGGATTTGCTTCTTTTGTTGGTTTTACTTTTGTTGGCATTGCTCTCCTAATCGCTGCTTACATATCGAGAGGTGTAAAGAATGGTTGA
- a CDS encoding class I SAM-dependent methyltransferase: protein MNEFDQVNLAGVYEGKTLMNEVEIKVIPWDVGHHQEVVQKALVGCPKGKLLDVGCGTGENAEFASVEGFAVTAIDLSYDAIQMCKKRHEGSNVDYRQKNIFDINESWGEYFDVILDSAVYHTIPSGERSCYLEILSTYLHQGGRLLVITFADVPNGMPKKLAVSKEQLVENLTQAGFSDISVDLDFYCGVYSSIEELIKMYKLTINRNSVGESLLPVWVASARKA from the coding sequence ATGAACGAATTTGACCAGGTGAACCTTGCTGGAGTTTATGAGGGGAAAACGCTAATGAACGAGGTGGAAATTAAGGTGATTCCGTGGGATGTAGGGCATCATCAAGAGGTTGTCCAAAAAGCTCTTGTAGGTTGCCCTAAGGGGAAGTTGCTGGATGTTGGATGTGGGACTGGGGAAAATGCGGAGTTTGCCTCCGTTGAGGGCTTTGCGGTTACCGCTATTGATTTGTCCTATGATGCGATTCAGATGTGCAAAAAGCGACATGAAGGTTCAAATGTTGACTATCGTCAGAAGAATATTTTTGACATTAATGAATCGTGGGGTGAATACTTCGACGTTATCTTAGACTCAGCTGTCTATCATACCATTCCGTCTGGAGAGCGCTCGTGCTACCTGGAAATCCTTTCTACCTACTTACATCAGGGTGGTAGATTGCTGGTTATTACATTTGCCGATGTCCCAAACGGGATGCCAAAAAAACTTGCAGTGTCCAAAGAACAATTAGTGGAGAATCTTACGCAAGCAGGTTTTTCGGATATTTCCGTTGACCTAGATTTTTACTGCGGTGTTTATTCATCTATAGAAGAATTGATAAAGATGTATAAATTAACAATAAACAGAAATAGTGTTGGGGAATCGTTACTCCCCGTCTGGGTGGCGAGCGCCAGGAAAGCGTAA
- a CDS encoding DDE-type integrase/transposase/recombinase: MYAYIRDRNIDRADPTYPQGKLLKSTVSAQWGMLYRRAGVTIGREQTARVMRLAGVCGTSKGKTPITTRKGTQADTRPDMVNRNFTASCPNRLWVADITYVLTRKGFVYAAFVTDVFSRTIVGWALSDSLRT; this comes from the coding sequence GTGTACGCGTACATTCGTGACAGAAACATTGATAGAGCTGATCCGACGTATCCACAAGGAAAATTACTGAAGTCTACGGTGTCTGCACAATGGGGCATGCTCTACCGTCGTGCTGGGGTGACTATTGGCCGTGAACAAACAGCACGTGTGATGCGTTTGGCGGGTGTGTGCGGTACAAGCAAAGGTAAAACCCCGATCACCACCCGTAAAGGCACACAAGCAGATACCCGACCAGACATGGTTAACCGTAACTTCACAGCCAGTTGCCCTAACCGGTTATGGGTTGCTGACATTACCTATGTACTAACCAGGAAAGGGTTTGTGTACGCCGCTTTCGTCACCGATGTATTCTCCCGCACGATTGTCGGCTGGGCTTTATCAGATTCACTGCGTACGTGA
- a CDS encoding DUF5926 family protein — protein sequence MAKKNRKEKEQLPAGMSRRQAKLAARAAERAANERDPRPFGDVKSEADLIALQEFVPSATAKIDVTGVDRDVYLCTVLPGGTAAIVREESEGGDAFVALQIGSRSHNPHRDLAFALRWLQDAAPGQQLVSVAADGTEPALAELFDVSQPLEIQRFDDFNWWLPEGTELSPEHAQAIKVANDNVMPSHRIDADIKGAVWWIDAGDKAYIRWVRPEDEDKVLRALARIAAKGELKLGEETKFAGVFRTHGVAVPVWDLDPTRSHTTYKDELLALDKKIVTELDNDAQLTPEERRQLQNIQSRQVTIR from the coding sequence ATGGCTAAAAAGAACCGGAAAGAAAAAGAACAACTCCCAGCGGGGATGAGCCGTCGTCAAGCGAAACTCGCAGCCCGCGCCGCCGAACGTGCCGCCAATGAGCGCGACCCACGACCATTTGGCGACGTGAAATCCGAAGCAGACTTGATCGCTTTACAAGAGTTTGTGCCTTCAGCAACCGCGAAAATCGACGTCACAGGCGTCGACCGCGACGTGTACCTATGCACGGTGCTGCCGGGCGGAACCGCCGCCATCGTGCGGGAAGAATCCGAAGGCGGGGATGCTTTCGTCGCACTGCAAATCGGCTCCCGTTCGCACAACCCACACCGTGACCTAGCTTTCGCGCTGCGGTGGTTACAAGACGCCGCGCCGGGGCAGCAGCTAGTTAGCGTCGCGGCCGACGGTACCGAACCCGCACTCGCCGAGCTTTTCGACGTTTCCCAACCGCTCGAAATACAACGATTCGATGACTTTAACTGGTGGCTGCCGGAAGGTACAGAACTCAGCCCGGAGCATGCACAGGCAATCAAAGTCGCCAACGACAACGTTATGCCATCGCACCGCATCGATGCTGACATCAAAGGCGCCGTATGGTGGATCGACGCTGGCGACAAGGCGTACATCCGGTGGGTGCGGCCGGAAGACGAAGACAAGGTACTTCGTGCTTTAGCCCGGATTGCGGCGAAAGGTGAATTGAAACTGGGCGAAGAAACCAAATTCGCCGGTGTTTTCCGCACCCATGGGGTTGCGGTACCGGTGTGGGATCTTGACCCAACCCGGTCACACACCACCTACAAGGATGAATTGCTGGCATTGGATAAAAAGATCGTCACGGAATTAGACAACGATGCTCAGCTCACGCCGGAAGAACGGCGGCAATTGCAGAACATTCAGTCGCGCCAGGTGACCATTCGCTAG
- a CDS encoding glycerophosphodiester phosphodiesterase family protein, translating to MHIVAHRGFSGRYPEMSPIAYEKALQLPIHGVECDVRLTKDGHVVCTHDRTMLRVAGVRAVVSTSTLAQLKRLNIGDDSVTGAASLQRILTLDELLDMVFATDDKHIYIEAKHPTRMGRMLEEQLALCLKYHGLAQSDRVHFISFSHAAVRRMNALVPAIETFYLRREWEAKVNPADLHFSHPNNFGISLKRAKLDTWILDRDAQVYAPYMWTVNDPDDMLWADSHDVGVMATDYPDIAVKVLGRAG from the coding sequence ATGCACATCGTCGCCCATCGAGGTTTCAGCGGGCGCTACCCGGAGATGTCGCCCATCGCCTATGAAAAGGCCCTTCAACTGCCGATACATGGGGTGGAATGCGATGTGCGGCTGACAAAAGACGGCCATGTTGTCTGCACCCACGATCGGACAATGCTGCGAGTAGCAGGGGTAAGGGCGGTGGTGTCCACCTCCACATTGGCTCAGCTTAAGCGACTAAATATTGGTGATGATTCCGTAACCGGCGCAGCTAGCCTCCAACGGATTCTGACGTTGGACGAACTGCTCGACATGGTGTTCGCCACCGACGACAAACACATTTATATCGAAGCCAAGCACCCCACCCGCATGGGGCGCATGCTGGAAGAACAGCTTGCGCTATGCCTGAAATATCACGGTCTAGCCCAGAGTGACCGGGTTCATTTTATTTCGTTCTCCCACGCAGCAGTTCGCCGCATGAATGCCCTAGTTCCCGCCATTGAAACCTTTTACCTGCGGCGGGAATGGGAAGCAAAGGTCAACCCGGCTGACCTGCATTTTTCCCACCCGAATAATTTCGGCATTTCCCTCAAGCGGGCGAAACTCGACACCTGGATTCTGGACCGCGATGCCCAAGTATATGCACCCTACATGTGGACAGTAAATGACCCCGACGACATGCTGTGGGCAGATAGCCACGACGTTGGGGTGATGGCGACAGACTATCCAGACATTGCAGTAAAAGTTCTGGGGCGGGCTGGGTGA